One segment of Primulina tabacum isolate GXHZ01 chromosome 6, ASM2559414v2, whole genome shotgun sequence DNA contains the following:
- the LOC142548827 gene encoding nifU-like protein 4, mitochondrial, with protein MKNLGRFVYRAILSSRNNGVLSSKPYNSQFSARGSCMFRRLLSSSSSPCLFDSKSLSYSMHLCQRNYLQGQRRSMFIQTQSTPNPSSLMFYPGKPVMKAGSADFPNARSAMGSPLAKTIFGIDGITRVFFGSDFVTVTKSEDNSWDFLKPQIFAAIMDFYSSEQPLILDSNTAASMDTAIHEDDSETVAMIKELLETRIRPAVQDDGGDIEYVGFDTDTGIVKLRMQGACSGCPSSSVTLKSGIENMLMHYVPEVKGVEQELDAEEEDVALTGAPNE; from the exons ATGAAAAATCTCGGAAGATTTGTATATCGAGCGATTCTCTCTAGCAGGAACAATGGCGTGCTATCGTCCAAACCCTACAATTCACAATTTTCAGCTAGAGGATCATGCATGTTTCGTCGCCtgctctcatcatcttcttctccTTGCTTATTCGATTCAAAATCGTTGAGTTATTCTATGCATCTCTGCCAACGGAATTATTTACAAG GGCAGAGGAGGAGTATGTTCATCCAAACACAATCAACTCCTAACCCTTCATCCCTCATGTTCTATCCTGGGAAGCCGGTCATGAAGGCTGGCAGTGCAGACTTCCCCAATGCACGTTCTGCTATGGGTTCACCTCTTGCAAAGACCATATTTGGAATTGATG GAATCACCAGGGTCTTCTTTGGATCAGATTTCGTGACAGTGACCAAGTCAGAGGACAATTCATGGGATTTTCTAAAACCACAAATCTTTGCAGCGATCATGGATTTCTATTCCTCCGAGCAGCCATTGATCCTTGATTCAAACACCGCAGCTTCTATGGACACGGCTATCCACGAAGATGATTCGGAGACGGTTGCTATGATCAAAGAATTATTAGAGACTCGTATCCGTCCAGCAGTACAAGATGATGGCGGGGATATCGAATATGTTGGTTTTGATACAGACACAGGGATAGTTAAGCTAAGAATGCAAGGAGCTTGCAGTGGATGTCCCAGCTCATCTGTTACATTAAAATCTGGCATTGAGAATATGCTCATGCACTATGTGCCTGAAGTCAAAGGTGTGGAACAGGAGCTCGATGCTGAAGAAGAAGATGTAGCATTAACTGGAGCACCAAACGAATAG